Proteins from a genomic interval of Kaistia defluvii:
- a CDS encoding ROK family transcriptional regulator — MEKAGIGRGSNSAQLRRYNERLVLQRLRRAGEASKAELARAADLTNTAIGGIIRKLDDLGLIEAVGKRHDGGRGQPATMLRLNPDGAYGIGVRLDRRSIETILIDFDGTPLARRAYDMVLPEPAEALAMVAGDVQALLERLDPQARERFAGIGLALPYNLGAWLRRLDLPVEIFHRWDDFDFAAQLEEATGLPVFSENDGNAAAIAELFYGLGRRVDDFLYLFIGPAIGGGIVVKGDCLRGSTGNAGDVAVIAVAPSRLGSSPKSEDGRELLITRASLNALGRHLQARGVPVNSPADMQAAFAAGHPAVLEWIDDAVEALAPAIWSAIALLDVPLIVVDADIDGGLVDALIARLAVALDQHAPEARRPPRILHGTLGRDAGAIGAATLPMFFNFSPRASILTRDDDDSEFETGPMRFAGLT, encoded by the coding sequence TTGGAAAAGGCCGGTATCGGTCGCGGGAGCAATTCCGCCCAGCTTCGCCGCTACAATGAAAGGCTCGTCCTGCAGCGGCTGCGCCGTGCCGGAGAAGCCTCCAAGGCTGAACTCGCCCGCGCCGCCGACCTCACCAATACCGCCATTGGCGGCATCATCCGCAAGCTCGACGACCTCGGCCTGATCGAGGCCGTCGGCAAGCGCCATGATGGCGGGCGCGGCCAGCCGGCCACCATGCTTCGCCTCAATCCCGATGGCGCCTATGGCATCGGCGTGCGCCTCGATCGCCGCTCGATCGAAACGATCCTGATCGATTTCGACGGCACGCCGCTCGCCCGGCGCGCTTATGACATGGTGCTGCCGGAGCCGGCCGAGGCGCTGGCCATGGTGGCGGGCGACGTGCAGGCGCTGCTGGAGCGGCTGGACCCGCAGGCGCGCGAGCGTTTCGCCGGCATCGGCCTGGCGCTGCCCTACAATCTCGGCGCCTGGCTGCGGCGGCTCGACCTGCCGGTCGAGATCTTCCATCGCTGGGACGATTTCGACTTTGCTGCGCAGCTGGAGGAGGCGACCGGCCTTCCCGTGTTCAGCGAGAATGACGGCAACGCCGCCGCCATCGCCGAGCTGTTCTATGGCCTCGGCCGGCGCGTCGACGATTTTCTCTATCTGTTCATCGGACCGGCAATCGGGGGCGGCATCGTCGTCAAGGGCGATTGCCTGCGTGGCAGCACCGGCAATGCCGGCGACGTCGCGGTGATCGCGGTGGCGCCCAGCCGCCTCGGTTCCTCGCCGAAGTCGGAGGATGGGCGCGAACTTCTGATCACCCGCGCCTCGCTCAATGCGCTCGGCCGACATCTGCAGGCGCGCGGCGTCCCGGTCAACTCGCCGGCGGACATGCAGGCGGCCTTCGCGGCCGGCCATCCAGCGGTGCTTGAGTGGATCGATGACGCGGTCGAGGCGCTGGCGCCGGCGATCTGGTCGGCGATCGCGCTGCTCGACGTGCCGCTGATCGTGGTCGATGCCGACATCGATGGCGGTCTGGTCGACGCGCTGATCGCGCGGCTTGCCGTCGCGCTCGACCAGCACGCGCCCGAAGCGCGCCGGCCGCCCCGCATCCTGCATGGCACGCTCGGCCGCGATGCCGGCGCCATCGGCGCGGCGACGCTGCCGATGTTCTTCAATTTCTCGCCCCGCGCCTCGATCCTGACGCGGGACGATGACGACAGCGAATTCGAGACCGGCCCGATGCGGTTTGCCGGCCTCACCTGA
- a CDS encoding sugar ABC transporter substrate-binding protein, with amino-acid sequence MKKLMLAASLLALSAAPVLADETIGLITKTETNPFFVKMREGAQAKAKELGVTLITAAGKYDGDNDGQVAAIENLIAAGAKGFAIVPSDSKAIVPTIQKARDAGLKVIVLDTPLDPMNAADATFATDNRKAGMLIGQWAKGTLGDKAADARIVFLDLATNQPTVDFLRDQGFMQGFGIDVKDPNKIGDENDPRICTHEISQGDQEKGRTAMENALQKCPDVNVVYTINEPAAAGAWEALKAVGKDDGSVLLVSIDGGCPGVKNVQAGTLGATSQQYPLKMAAMALEAIHAGKIPDIDPAVGFLDTGAQLITSKPVDGVPSISVEEGLKLCWG; translated from the coding sequence TTGAAGAAGCTTATGCTCGCCGCCAGCCTGTTGGCGCTGTCGGCCGCTCCGGTGCTCGCCGATGAGACGATCGGCCTGATCACCAAGACGGAGACCAACCCCTTCTTCGTCAAGATGCGCGAGGGTGCGCAGGCCAAGGCCAAGGAGCTTGGCGTCACGCTGATCACCGCCGCCGGCAAGTATGACGGTGACAATGACGGCCAGGTGGCCGCCATCGAGAACCTGATCGCGGCCGGCGCCAAGGGCTTTGCGATCGTCCCCTCGGATTCCAAGGCCATCGTGCCGACGATCCAGAAGGCGCGCGACGCGGGCCTGAAGGTCATCGTGCTCGACACGCCGCTCGATCCGATGAACGCCGCCGACGCCACCTTCGCGACCGACAACCGCAAGGCCGGCATGCTGATCGGCCAGTGGGCCAAGGGCACGCTGGGCGACAAGGCGGCCGACGCGAGGATCGTCTTCCTCGACCTCGCCACCAACCAGCCGACCGTCGACTTCCTGCGCGACCAGGGCTTCATGCAGGGCTTCGGCATCGACGTGAAGGACCCGAACAAGATCGGCGACGAGAACGATCCGCGCATCTGCACGCATGAAATCAGCCAGGGCGACCAGGAGAAGGGTCGTACCGCGATGGAGAACGCGCTGCAGAAGTGCCCGGACGTGAACGTCGTCTACACGATCAACGAGCCGGCGGCTGCCGGTGCGTGGGAAGCGCTCAAGGCGGTCGGCAAGGACGATGGCAGCGTGCTGCTGGTCTCGATCGACGGCGGCTGCCCGGGCGTCAAGAACGTCCAGGCCGGCACGCTCGGCGCCACCTCGCAGCAATACCCGCTGAAGATGGCGGCGATGGCGCTCGAGGCGATCCATGCCGGCAAGATTCCGGACATCGATCCGGCCGTCGGCTTCCTCGATACCGGCGCGCAGCTGATCACCTCCAAGCCGGTCGATGGCGTGCCGTCGATCTCTGTGGAAGAGGGCCTCAAGCTCTGCTGGGGCTGA